From one Thalassoroseus pseudoceratinae genomic stretch:
- the aroC gene encoding chorismate synthase, which translates to MAGNSYGQSFRITTAGESHGPGNVVIIDGVPPGIPLVVDDFTEDLNRRRPGQSKIVTQRKEPDAPEILSGVFEGKTTGTSIAILVRNQDQRSRDYGDIKDKYRPGHADYTFDAKYGLRDYRGGGRSSARETTVRVAAGVVAKKLLAEAFGGFVIGYVVQVGEVRAEISDPAAITLKQVEEQPDGEPNIIRCPDPSAAAQMIELIDQVRKEGDSIGGVAEIVATNIPPGLGEPVFDKMKADLAKALFSLPAVLGVEYGIGFGCATMRGSENNDVFTPTDSATADESSLPKGAANQITTQSNRHGGMLGGITSGQPIVLRAAVKPTSSLPQEQDTVTTEAEPTTIRTKGRHDPCLLSRFIPMAEAMVAITLADHWLRWKAQCG; encoded by the coding sequence ATGGCAGGCAACTCATACGGACAATCGTTTCGCATCACCACCGCCGGGGAAAGTCACGGGCCGGGAAATGTCGTTATTATTGACGGCGTCCCACCGGGGATTCCGTTGGTTGTGGATGACTTCACCGAAGACCTGAACCGACGACGACCGGGGCAGAGTAAAATCGTCACACAGCGGAAAGAACCGGACGCTCCGGAAATTCTCTCCGGCGTGTTCGAGGGAAAAACCACCGGCACGAGCATCGCGATTTTGGTTCGCAACCAGGATCAACGCAGCCGGGACTACGGCGACATCAAGGACAAATACCGTCCTGGTCACGCCGACTACACCTTCGACGCCAAATACGGCTTGCGGGACTATCGCGGTGGTGGGCGGTCGAGCGCTCGAGAAACCACGGTGCGTGTCGCGGCGGGTGTCGTTGCGAAGAAGTTGCTGGCGGAGGCGTTTGGCGGTTTCGTGATCGGGTATGTCGTGCAAGTTGGCGAAGTGCGAGCCGAGATTTCCGACCCAGCAGCGATTACGTTGAAGCAAGTCGAAGAGCAACCTGACGGCGAACCGAACATCATTCGTTGTCCCGACCCATCCGCCGCCGCTCAGATGATTGAACTGATCGATCAAGTCCGCAAAGAGGGCGACAGCATCGGCGGCGTGGCGGAAATCGTGGCGACGAACATTCCCCCCGGTCTCGGCGAACCGGTCTTCGACAAAATGAAAGCCGACCTCGCCAAAGCGTTGTTCAGTCTGCCGGCCGTGCTGGGCGTGGAGTACGGCATCGGATTCGGCTGTGCAACAATGCGGGGCAGCGAAAACAACGACGTGTTCACGCCAACGGACTCTGCGACTGCGGACGAGAGTTCTCTTCCGAAGGGAGCCGCAAACCAAATCACCACGCAATCCAACCGACACGGCGGTATGTTGGGCGGCATCACCAGCGGACAACCGATCGTCCTGCGAGCTGCCGTCAAACCAACAAGCAGTCTACCGCAAGAGCAGGACACCGTCACAACCGAAGCCGAACCCACCACGATCCGCACCAAAGGCCGTCACGATCCCTGTTTGCTCTCCCGCTTCATCCCGATGGCCGAAGCCATGGTTGCGATCACCCTCGCCGATCACTGGCTAAGATGGAAAGCCCAATGTGGGTGA
- a CDS encoding vWA domain-containing protein yields MRYLVFSVFSALVISGCGREAPRKHTSQPRLQEAESQTARVAKTDDVSNSSEKIAEFTTPAADQVFEGAMESEFHVVEQPQPIPPQQQQPRPPRLQRPQPQPNLLTAGSLNDSANLQAYREYLAETRQNGAGRLLPEFSLGPVATINVVDAENHAVSNAVVTLHHPETNEVLMTTRTRADGTTLLVDRNSVFSQFEEPLPIEIRSGPEINRQAITLQDRTWLFRLPSKRARLPHRLDVAFVIDTTGTMDDELEYLKSEIDHVSSTLQTQFPDVGQRFALVCYRDHYDQYVTRTFDFTDSISEFRGHLSAQRARGGGDYPEAVHLGLEKATQLSWRTDNSARLVFLIGDAPPHRNQVDSAFQAIEELRNLGVAVYPLAGSGTKDECEFVFRAMACLTRGEYLFLTDHSGVGQAHETPATSRFEVEPLNQLLVRVMAEQLSGRSMLAQDVIAVEDGLSDRPVRIVNAPPPYEETAPPYVHEHHSGHHHSGHHPTHPVQHRYFMVNPTTVVRLVAGAIMIGLILWIDRRMRLS; encoded by the coding sequence ATGCGGTACCTCGTTTTCTCCGTGTTCTCCGCGTTGGTAATTTCCGGTTGCGGACGGGAAGCTCCCCGCAAGCACACTTCACAACCGCGTCTACAGGAGGCCGAGTCTCAGACCGCGCGCGTGGCGAAGACTGATGACGTCTCGAATTCGTCGGAGAAAATCGCAGAATTCACAACACCCGCCGCGGATCAGGTTTTCGAGGGGGCTATGGAATCGGAATTCCATGTGGTCGAGCAGCCACAGCCAATCCCGCCGCAACAGCAGCAACCACGACCACCACGCCTCCAACGTCCTCAACCACAACCGAATTTGCTGACGGCGGGAAGCCTCAACGATTCCGCCAATTTGCAGGCGTATCGAGAGTATCTCGCCGAGACACGTCAAAACGGAGCAGGGCGGTTGCTGCCCGAGTTCTCGCTAGGACCCGTTGCGACAATCAATGTCGTCGATGCCGAAAACCACGCCGTTTCAAATGCGGTGGTCACGCTGCACCATCCTGAAACCAACGAAGTCTTGATGACTACCCGCACGCGAGCCGATGGCACAACGCTGCTTGTGGATCGGAATTCCGTATTCTCCCAATTTGAGGAACCGCTCCCGATCGAAATACGATCGGGACCAGAGATCAATCGGCAAGCGATCACCTTGCAAGATCGGACTTGGTTATTCCGTCTGCCGTCGAAACGTGCTCGGTTACCGCATCGGTTGGATGTAGCGTTCGTTATCGACACCACCGGCACCATGGATGATGAGTTGGAGTATCTGAAATCCGAGATCGACCATGTGTCGTCCACGCTGCAAACACAATTTCCCGATGTCGGGCAGCGATTCGCGTTGGTCTGTTACCGTGACCATTACGATCAATACGTGACACGGACTTTCGATTTCACCGATTCCATCAGCGAATTTCGCGGACATTTGTCGGCTCAACGGGCTCGTGGTGGCGGAGATTACCCCGAGGCGGTCCACTTGGGATTGGAGAAGGCCACGCAATTGAGTTGGCGAACCGACAATTCCGCCCGGTTGGTGTTCCTCATCGGCGATGCGCCGCCGCACCGCAACCAAGTAGACAGTGCGTTTCAGGCCATCGAGGAACTCCGCAATCTCGGCGTGGCGGTCTATCCGCTGGCCGGAAGTGGGACGAAGGATGAGTGCGAATTCGTCTTTCGTGCGATGGCTTGTCTGACACGCGGAGAGTACCTCTTTCTGACCGACCACTCCGGCGTTGGGCAGGCTCACGAAACACCGGCCACGTCCCGTTTCGAAGTCGAGCCCCTGAACCAGTTGCTCGTGCGAGTGATGGCCGAGCAGCTCAGCGGACGTTCGATGTTGGCACAAGACGTGATTGCCGTCGAAGATGGTCTGTCCGATCGTCCCGTTCGTATCGTCAATGCACCGCCGCCTTACGAGGAAACGGCACCTCCATATGTGCATGAGCATCATTCAGGCCATCATCATTCCGGGCATCACCCGACGCATCCGGTTCAGCATCGTTATTTCATGGTGAATCCGACGACCGTGGTTCGTCTGGTCGCTGGTGCCATTATGATCGGTTTGATTCTCTGGATCGATCGCCGCATGCGACTTTCATAA
- the groL gene encoding chaperonin GroEL (60 kDa chaperone family; promotes refolding of misfolded polypeptides especially under stressful conditions; forms two stacked rings of heptamers to form a barrel-shaped 14mer; ends can be capped by GroES; misfolded proteins enter the barrel where they are refolded when GroES binds): MSKLLTFDDDARKSLLAGVSKLANAVSSTLGPRGRNAVLDKGWGAPKVTKDGVTVAEDIELEDPFENMGVQLVKEVASKTNDVAGDGTTTATVLSEAMFREGLRYIAAGADAMSLARGAQQAVAAVVEHLKTIAQEVDAKDKKKIETVATIAGNNDKEIGSILADCLTKVGKDGVITVEEGRKGTTDWELVEGMQFERGYLSPHFVTNEDDQEVVLDNARILIFEEKISNAKNLVPLLEEISKAGAPLLIIAEDIEGEALATLVVNKMRGILNVAAVKAPGYGDRRKAMLEDIAILTGGKAIFKDLGIKLENVQIDDLGKAKKLIITSETTTVVQGAGTKDAIEGRAEQIRREIDETDSEYDREKLQERLAKLAGGVAEIRVGAATETEMKERKDLFDDALAATRAAIEEGIVPGGGVALLRCAPALESLKLKGDEALGAQLVKNILEMPMRKIASNAGLDGAVVANRVKKGEDVNYGYDALNDKYGDMIAAGVVDPTKVVRTALQNATSVASLLLTTDSIVVEEPKEEDDDHHDDHHHDGGMGGMGGMGGMGGMGMPGMGGMGGMGGMPGMM, from the coding sequence GTGTCCAAATTATTGACGTTTGACGACGATGCCCGCAAAAGTTTGCTGGCGGGTGTGTCCAAACTGGCGAACGCCGTCAGCAGCACGCTTGGCCCTCGTGGTCGCAATGCCGTTCTGGACAAAGGCTGGGGAGCCCCGAAAGTCACCAAAGACGGCGTGACCGTTGCGGAAGACATCGAACTGGAAGACCCCTTTGAAAACATGGGGGTTCAGTTGGTCAAGGAAGTGGCTTCCAAAACCAACGACGTCGCTGGTGACGGAACCACAACCGCCACCGTGCTTTCCGAAGCCATGTTCCGAGAAGGTCTGCGATACATCGCCGCCGGTGCCGACGCCATGAGCTTGGCTCGTGGTGCTCAGCAAGCTGTCGCCGCCGTGGTTGAGCATCTGAAAACGATCGCTCAAGAGGTGGACGCCAAAGACAAGAAGAAAATCGAAACTGTCGCCACCATCGCCGGGAACAACGATAAAGAAATCGGTTCCATCTTGGCGGACTGCCTGACGAAAGTCGGCAAAGACGGCGTGATCACGGTCGAAGAAGGCCGCAAAGGCACGACCGATTGGGAACTCGTCGAAGGGATGCAGTTCGAACGCGGTTACCTCTCGCCTCACTTCGTGACCAACGAAGACGATCAGGAAGTTGTTCTCGACAACGCTCGCATCCTGATCTTCGAAGAAAAAATCTCGAACGCCAAGAACTTGGTTCCGCTGCTCGAAGAAATCAGCAAAGCCGGTGCTCCGCTGCTGATCATTGCGGAAGACATCGAAGGCGAAGCCCTTGCGACGTTGGTCGTCAACAAGATGCGGGGCATCCTCAACGTCGCCGCCGTCAAAGCTCCCGGTTATGGCGATCGTCGCAAAGCGATGCTCGAAGACATTGCCATCCTCACCGGCGGCAAAGCGATCTTCAAAGACTTGGGCATCAAGCTCGAAAATGTCCAAATCGACGATCTCGGTAAAGCCAAGAAGCTGATCATCACCAGCGAAACGACGACCGTCGTTCAAGGTGCTGGCACCAAAGACGCGATCGAAGGTCGTGCCGAGCAAATTCGCCGAGAAATCGACGAGACCGACAGCGAATACGATCGTGAAAAACTCCAAGAACGGTTGGCGAAACTCGCTGGCGGTGTCGCGGAAATTCGCGTCGGAGCAGCGACCGAAACCGAAATGAAAGAACGCAAAGACCTCTTCGACGATGCCCTCGCCGCCACGCGAGCTGCCATCGAAGAAGGCATCGTTCCTGGTGGTGGAGTCGCTTTGCTGCGATGTGCTCCGGCACTGGAGTCGCTCAAACTCAAAGGCGACGAAGCGTTGGGTGCTCAGTTGGTCAAAAACATCCTCGAAATGCCGATGCGGAAAATTGCTTCCAACGCCGGCTTGGACGGGGCTGTGGTCGCAAACCGCGTCAAGAAGGGCGAAGACGTCAACTACGGTTACGACGCTCTGAATGACAAGTACGGCGACATGATCGCCGCTGGCGTGGTCGATCCAACCAAAGTCGTGCGGACCGCTCTCCAAAACGCAACTAGCGTTGCGTCCTTGTTGCTCACCACCGATTCCATCGTTGTCGAAGAACCGAAAGAGGAAGACGACGATCACCACGACGACCATCACCACGACGGTGGAATGGGAGGCATGGGCGGAATGGGTGGCATGGGCGGAATGGGAATGCCCGGTATGGGCGGCATGGGCGGAATGG